The following are encoded together in the Equus quagga isolate Etosha38 chromosome 15, UCLA_HA_Equagga_1.0, whole genome shotgun sequence genome:
- the LOC124226933 gene encoding olfactory receptor 2J3-like yields MTMERINASSEGYFILLGFSNWPRLEVALFVVILMFYLTTLIGNLFIIILSYLDSHLHTPMYFFLSNLSFLDLCYTTSSIPQLLVNLWGPEKTISYAGCMIQLYFSLALGTTECVLLVVMSYDRYAAVCRPLHYTVLMHPRFCHLLAVASWLSGFTTSALHSSFTFWVPLCGHHQVDHFFCEVPALLRLSCVDTHANELTLMVMSSIFVLIPLILILSSYSAIARAVLRMQATTGLQKVFGTCGAHLTVVSLFFIPAMYIYLQPPSGNSQDQGKFIALFYTVVTPSLNPLIYTLRNKDVRGAVKRLMEWE; encoded by the coding sequence ATGACAATGGAAAGAATCAATGCAAGTTCTGAAGGCTACTTTATACTATTGGGTTTTTCTAATTGGCCTCGCTTGGAAGTAGCTCTCTTCGTGGTTATCTTGATGTTCTACTTGACGACATTGATAGGTAACCTGTTCATCATTATCTTGTCATACCTGGACTCCCAtctccacactcccatgtacttcttcctctcaaACCTTTCTTTTCTGGATCTCTGCTACACCACCAGCTCCATCCCTCAGTTGCTGGTCAACCTCTGGGGCCCAGAGAAAACCATCTCTTATGCCGGTTGTAtgattcaactttatttttcccttgcaCTGGGAACCACAGAGTGTGTGCTACTTGTAGTGATGTCCTATGACCGTTATGCAGCAGTATGTAGACCTTTGCATTACACAGTCCTCATGCACCCTCGTTTCTGCCATCTGCTGGCTGTGGCGTCTTGGCTAAGTGGGTTTACCACCTCAGCCCTTCATTCCTCCTTTACCTTCTGGGTACCACTCTGTGGACATCACCAAGTGGACCACTTCTTTTGTGAAGTTCCAGCACTACTGCGACTGTCATGTGTTGATACCCATGCTAATGAACTGACTCTCATGGTCATGAGCTCCATTTTTGTTCTTATACCTCTCATCCTCATTCTAAGCTCCTATAGTGCCATTGCCCGGGCTGTGCTGAGGATGCAGGCAACAACTGGACTTCAGAAAGTCTTTGGGACATGTGGAGCCCATCTTACGGTTGTATCCCTCTTTTTCATTCCAGCCATGTACATATATCTCCAGCCACCATCAGGAAATTCTCAAGATCAAGGCAAGTTCATTGCCCTCTTTTATACTGTTGTCACCCCTAGCCTCAATCCTCTAATCTACACCCTTAGAAACAAGGATGTAAGAGGAGCAGTAAAGAGACTGATGGAGTGGGAGTGA